In one window of Streptomyces sp. FXJ1.172 DNA:
- a CDS encoding MarR family transcriptional regulator — MTGPQLTALSRLERLGPVTTAELARREQITPQAIGATVAVLEGRGLVARTADPADGRRWLLTVTDGGRAVLSSERSAVADRMAAAMAASFTSEEVATLEAAAPLIERLADLF; from the coding sequence TTGACGGGCCCGCAGCTGACGGCCCTCTCGCGGCTCGAACGGCTGGGTCCGGTCACCACTGCGGAACTGGCCAGGCGTGAGCAGATCACTCCCCAGGCGATAGGTGCCACGGTCGCGGTTCTGGAAGGCCGTGGGCTGGTGGCCCGTACCGCTGATCCCGCTGACGGGCGTCGCTGGCTGCTCACGGTCACCGATGGCGGCCGGGCCGTGCTGAGTTCCGAGCGCAGCGCCGTCGCCGACAGGATGGCCGCGGCGATGGCGGCGTCCTTCACTTCCGAAGAAGTCGCGACTCTCGAAGCGGCGGCGCCGCTGATCGAGCGGCTGGCCGACCTGTTCTGA